Proteins encoded within one genomic window of Ranitomeya variabilis isolate aRanVar5 chromosome 4, aRanVar5.hap1, whole genome shotgun sequence:
- the LOC143766698 gene encoding uncharacterized protein LOC143766698, translating to MFKSDNFEIPQDTIEVNAITPNIPSSLHSKDLSSDHLEQVLSSDSLLNTNENQSHKISIKNRTAPKAMKTFSFSEYGNSFPLEKSFLKQQKLHKADNRFSCSKCGRCFNQKSDFVRHQRIHTGKKPFSCSECGKYFIQKAHLVTHQRTHTGEKPFSCSECGKCFLDKSGLKRHHRSHTGEKPFSCSECGKCFTTKVNLVIHQKSHTGEKPFSCSECGKCFTTKVNLVNHQKTHTGEKPFSCSECGKCFHQKKNLVSHQKTHTGGKPFSCSECGKCFNHKQNLVNHQKTHTGEKPFSCSECGKCFNRKSHLVSHQKTHTGEKPFSCSECGKCFNRKANLDSHQKTHTGEKPFSCSECGKCFIWKSDLVRHQRIHTGRSLSHVQNVENIL from the coding sequence atgtttaaatcagataattttgagatcccacaggatacaattgaagtgaatgccattactccaaatataccatcatcccttcacagcaaagatctgtcatctgatcatttggaacaggtcctgtcttctgattcattacttaatactaatgaaaatcaaagtcacaaaataagcattaaaaatcgaactgctcctaaagcaatgaagacattttcattttcagaatatggaaatagttttccacTAGAAAAGTCATTTCTCAAGCAACAAAAACTTCACAAAGCAgacaatagattttcttgttccaagtgtgggagatgttttaaccagaaatcagattttgtcagacaccagagaattcacacagggaagaagccattttcatgttcagaatgtgggaaatattttattcaaaaagcgcatcttgttacccaccaaagaactcacacaggagagaagcctttttcctgttcagaatgtgggaaatgttttctagataaatcaggTCTTAAAAGAcaccatagatctcacacaggggagaagcctttttcctgttcagaatgtgggaaatgttttaccacgaAAGTAAATCTTGTTATCCACCAGAaatctcacacaggagagaagcctttttcctgttcagaatgtgggaaatgttttaccacgaAAGTAAATCTTGTtaaccaccagaaaacccacacaggggagaagcctttttcctgttcagaatgtgggaaatgttttcaccaGAAaaagaatcttgttagccaccagaaaacccacacaggagggaagcctttttcctgttcagaatgtgggaaatgttttaaccacaaacaaAATCTTGTtaaccaccagaaaacccacacaggggagaagcctttttcctgttcagaatgtgggaaatgttttaaccggaaatcgcaTCTTGTTAGCcatcagaaaacccacacaggggagaagcctttttcatgttcagaatgtgggaaatgttttaacaggaaagcaaatcttgatagccaccagaaaacccacacaggggagaagcctttttcctgttcagagtgtgggaaatgttttatctggaaatcagatttggttaggcaccagagaattcacacggggagaagcctttctcatgttcagaatgtggaaaatattttgtga